In Rhodoferax koreense, a genomic segment contains:
- a CDS encoding dicarboxylate/amino acid:cation symporter, producing the protein MSSAPLHANAPAGKRPLYKSLYVQVLTAVVIGVLLGHFYPQTGEAMKPLGDGFIKLIKMIIAPIIFCTVVVGIAGMEDMKKVGKTGGLALLYFEIMSTLALIVGLIMVNVIQPGSGMNVDASTLDTKSISAYTGPGKMTGTVDFILNVIPSTVVDAFAKGEILQVLLFAVMFGFALHKFGGRGTMVFDFIEKISHVLFDIVGIIMKVAPIGAFGAMAFTIGKYGIGSLFSLGKLMGTFYGTCLIFVFLVLGIVARLHGFSIWKFVKYIKEELLIVLGTSSSESVLPRMMEKMENLGAKKSVVGLVIPTGYSFNLDGTSIYLTMAAVFIAQATNTPLTLSQELTLLAVLLLTSKGAAGVTGSGFIVLAATLSAVGHVPVAGLALILGIDRFMSEARALTNLVGNGVATIVVAKWTGDLDNQRLQAGLNNETWVEANEPEAVLDQKTATLGGAGSTGR; encoded by the coding sequence ATGAGTTCTGCACCTCTTCACGCCAACGCTCCCGCCGGGAAGCGTCCCCTCTACAAATCGCTATACGTCCAGGTGCTGACCGCCGTGGTCATCGGTGTGCTGCTGGGTCATTTCTATCCGCAGACCGGCGAAGCCATGAAGCCGCTCGGCGACGGCTTCATCAAGCTCATCAAGATGATCATCGCCCCGATCATCTTCTGCACCGTGGTGGTCGGCATCGCCGGCATGGAGGACATGAAGAAGGTCGGCAAGACCGGCGGCCTGGCCCTGCTGTATTTCGAAATCATGAGCACCCTGGCGCTGATCGTCGGCCTGATCATGGTCAACGTGATCCAGCCCGGCTCCGGCATGAACGTCGATGCGTCCACGCTCGACACCAAGAGCATCTCGGCCTATACCGGGCCGGGCAAGATGACGGGCACGGTCGACTTCATCCTCAACGTGATTCCGTCCACCGTGGTGGACGCCTTCGCCAAGGGTGAGATCCTGCAGGTGCTGCTGTTCGCCGTGATGTTCGGTTTCGCGCTGCACAAGTTCGGCGGTCGCGGCACCATGGTGTTCGACTTCATCGAGAAAATCTCGCACGTGCTGTTCGACATCGTCGGCATCATCATGAAGGTGGCCCCGATCGGCGCCTTCGGCGCGATGGCTTTCACCATCGGCAAATACGGCATTGGCTCGCTGTTTTCGCTCGGCAAGCTGATGGGCACGTTCTACGGCACCTGCCTGATCTTCGTGTTCCTGGTGCTGGGCATCGTGGCGCGGTTGCACGGCTTCAGCATCTGGAAGTTCGTCAAGTACATCAAGGAGGAACTGCTGATCGTGCTCGGCACCTCATCGTCCGAATCGGTGCTGCCGCGCATGATGGAGAAGATGGAGAACCTCGGCGCCAAGAAGTCCGTGGTCGGCCTGGTGATTCCCACCGGCTATTCGTTCAACCTCGATGGCACCTCGATCTACCTGACCATGGCGGCGGTGTTCATCGCTCAGGCCACCAACACGCCACTGACCTTGTCGCAGGAGCTCACCCTGCTGGCGGTGTTGCTGCTGACCTCCAAGGGTGCGGCGGGCGTGACCGGCAGCGGCTTCATCGTGCTGGCCGCCACGCTGTCGGCCGTGGGCCATGTGCCGGTGGCCGGCCTGGCGTTGATCCTGGGCATCGACCGCTTCATGTCGGAGGCGCGCGCGCTGACCAATCTGGTGGGCAATGGCGTGGCCACCATCGTGGTGGCCAAGTGGACGGGCGACCTCGACAACCAGCGTCTGCAAGCCGGCCTGAACAACGAGACCTGGGTGGAAGCCAACGAGCCCGAAGCCGTGCTCGACCAGAAGACCGCCACGCTCGGCGGCGCAGGCTCAACCGGCCGGTGA
- a CDS encoding MFS transporter, protein MPDLSLSALLRQRAFVRMWFARLFGTTGNQMLMVAVGWQMYDLTHSAWDLGLVGLYQFVPALLLTLVAGHVADRVHRGHIVAACLATQGLAAITLVLGTQGGWASRELLLAVSVALGVARAFQMPAQQALTPMLVPPAMLPRAMALSSAGMQSAIIGGPALGGVIFVAGASAVYATCAVLFLIGGVLVGGLRYGHTPAPREPVTVQSLLAGVSFIWQRKPVLGAVSLDLFAVLLGGATALLPMYAKDILHTGPWGLGLLRAAPAVGALVTSVVLTRWPLERRVGRTLLLAVGLYGVCMLVFGVSRDIRLSMLVLAISGGADMVSVVVRQTLVQLETPDGMRGRVSAVNSVFIGASNQLGEFESGATAALFGPVGSVVLGGIGTLLVAAAWTRLFPSLARRDRMA, encoded by the coding sequence ATGCCTGATCTCAGTCTTTCCGCGCTGCTGCGCCAGCGCGCCTTCGTCCGCATGTGGTTCGCGCGCTTGTTCGGCACCACCGGCAACCAGATGCTGATGGTGGCCGTGGGCTGGCAGATGTACGACCTGACGCACAGCGCTTGGGATCTGGGCCTGGTCGGCCTGTACCAGTTCGTGCCGGCGCTGCTGCTGACCCTGGTGGCCGGCCATGTCGCCGACCGAGTCCACCGCGGCCACATCGTCGCGGCCTGCCTGGCCACGCAGGGCTTGGCAGCCATCACCCTGGTGCTGGGCACGCAGGGTGGCTGGGCCAGCCGCGAACTGCTGCTCGCCGTGTCTGTGGCGCTGGGTGTGGCGCGTGCTTTCCAGATGCCGGCGCAGCAGGCGCTGACACCGATGCTGGTGCCGCCGGCAATGCTGCCACGCGCCATGGCGCTGAGTTCGGCCGGCATGCAGTCGGCCATCATCGGCGGGCCGGCCCTCGGCGGCGTGATCTTCGTGGCCGGTGCCAGCGCGGTCTACGCGACCTGCGCCGTCCTGTTCCTGATCGGCGGCGTGCTGGTTGGCGGCCTCCGCTACGGACACACGCCGGCGCCACGGGAGCCCGTGACGGTGCAGAGCCTGCTGGCCGGCGTGTCCTTCATCTGGCAGCGCAAGCCGGTGCTCGGCGCGGTGTCGCTCGACCTGTTCGCGGTGCTGCTCGGTGGCGCCACCGCGCTGTTGCCGATGTATGCCAAGGACATCCTGCACACCGGCCCTTGGGGCCTGGGCCTGCTGCGGGCGGCGCCTGCCGTGGGCGCGCTCGTCACATCGGTGGTGCTCACGCGCTGGCCGCTGGAGCGGCGCGTGGGCCGCACGCTGCTGCTGGCGGTGGGGTTGTATGGCGTGTGCATGCTGGTGTTCGGCGTGTCGCGCGACATCCGGCTGTCGATGCTGGTGCTGGCCATCTCCGGCGGGGCCGACATGGTCAGCGTGGTGGTGCGCCAGACCCTGGTGCAGCTCGAGACGCCGGACGGCATGCGCGGCCGTGTCAGCGCCGTGAACTCCGTGTTCATCGGCGCGAGCAACCAGTTGGGCGAATTCGAGTCGGGCGCCACGGCGGCGCTGTTCGGTCCGGTCGGATCCGTGGTGCTGGGTGGCATCGGCACCCTGCTCGTGGCGGCGGCCTGGACGCGTCTGTTCCCGTCGCTGGCCCGCCGCGACCGCATGGCGTAG
- a CDS encoding response regulator gives MIKIGIVDDHAIVRSGLKQFFSDHVDLRVVGEAASGREAIDLVRNTEMDVLLMDLSMPGQTGIDVLAMIRAKAPDLGILILSGYPEEHYAMNLIRQGASGYLNKECDPMEIVNAIRTVSMGRRYITPAVAELLAQQINRKGDAPAHEQLSEREFQVFLKLAKGETAGDIANTLSLSVKTVSTYRTRLMEKLNLASNSDLTYYALKNKLID, from the coding sequence ATGATCAAGATCGGCATTGTGGATGACCACGCCATCGTCCGTTCCGGACTGAAGCAGTTTTTTTCCGACCACGTGGACCTGCGTGTGGTGGGCGAGGCCGCGAGCGGCCGCGAGGCCATCGACCTGGTGCGCAACACCGAGATGGACGTGCTGTTGATGGATCTGTCCATGCCCGGGCAGACCGGCATCGACGTATTGGCCATGATCCGCGCCAAGGCGCCGGACCTGGGCATCCTGATCCTCAGCGGTTATCCCGAGGAGCACTACGCGATGAACCTGATCCGCCAGGGCGCGAGCGGCTACCTGAACAAGGAGTGCGACCCGATGGAGATCGTGAACGCGATCCGCACGGTGTCGATGGGCCGGCGCTACATCACGCCGGCGGTGGCCGAACTGCTGGCTCAGCAGATCAACCGCAAGGGCGACGCACCGGCGCACGAACAACTGTCGGAGCGGGAGTTCCAGGTGTTCCTGAAGCTGGCCAAGGGCGAGACGGCAGGAGACATCGCCAATACGCTTTCGCTGAGTGTGAAGACGGTGAGCACCTACCGCACGCGTCTGATGGAGAAGCTCAACCTGGCGTCCAACAGCGACCTGACCTACTACGCGCTGAAGAACAAGCTGATCGATTGA
- the rpiA gene encoding ribose-5-phosphate isomerase RpiA, translated as MSTTNSVLSQDALKTLVGLAALKYVVPGEIVGVGTGSTVNKFIDALATMKDQIKGAVSSSEASTERLKALGIPVFDAGEVAELSVYIDGADEIDSHGFMVKGGGAALTREKIVAAQSRRFVCIADASKLVQTLGKFPLPVEVIPMATTRVIRQFAAMGGTAQVRMKNGAPLVTDNGQHIVDVTGLSIVDPLAFESEVNQWPGVVTVGVFAHQKANVCLLGTDEGVKTLTF; from the coding sequence ATGAGCACCACCAACTCCGTTTTGTCCCAGGACGCCCTCAAAACCCTGGTCGGCCTGGCCGCGCTGAAATATGTCGTGCCCGGCGAAATCGTCGGCGTGGGCACCGGCTCCACGGTCAACAAGTTCATCGATGCGCTGGCCACGATGAAAGACCAGATCAAGGGCGCCGTGTCGAGCTCCGAGGCTTCCACCGAACGCCTGAAGGCGCTGGGCATCCCGGTGTTCGATGCCGGCGAGGTGGCCGAGCTGTCGGTCTACATCGACGGCGCCGACGAGATCGACAGCCATGGCTTCATGGTCAAGGGCGGCGGCGCGGCGCTCACGCGCGAGAAGATCGTGGCGGCGCAATCCAGGCGTTTCGTGTGCATCGCGGATGCGTCGAAGCTGGTGCAGACGCTGGGCAAGTTCCCCTTGCCGGTGGAGGTCATTCCCATGGCCACGACCCGCGTGATCCGCCAGTTCGCAGCCATGGGCGGCACGGCTCAGGTGCGGATGAAAAACGGCGCACCGCTGGTCACCGACAACGGGCAACACATCGTCGACGTCACGGGCCTGTCCATCGTCGATCCCCTGGCTTTCGAGTCGGAAGTGAACCAGTGGCCGGGCGTGGTGACGGTCGGGGTGTTCGCCCACCAGAAGGCGAACGTCTGTCTTCTCGGGACCGACGAAGGCGTCAAGACCCTGACGTTCTGA
- a CDS encoding glutathione binding-like protein, with protein MIELHYWPTPNGWKVSIMLEECGLPYRMVPVNIGRGEQFTPEFMALLGPHHRMPALIDDHPTQGRTPIELFESEAILMYLAQKTGRFLSTEVRARHETLQWLMWQVGGLGVMAAQNGHFLAYAAEKIPYAIERYGREVHRLYGVLDAQLGRTGQFVAGPEYSIADIAILPWVRIHRAQKVTLKDFPQVQRWYDQVSQRPAVKRGLALGRELRAPVLSEEARRALFGAAAPNGPRESPAG; from the coding sequence ATGATAGAGCTGCATTACTGGCCGACGCCCAACGGATGGAAGGTCTCCATCATGTTGGAGGAGTGCGGCCTGCCCTATCGCATGGTCCCGGTGAACATCGGCCGGGGCGAGCAGTTCACACCCGAATTCATGGCGCTGCTCGGGCCGCACCACCGCATGCCGGCGCTCATCGACGACCATCCCACCCAGGGCCGCACGCCGATCGAGTTGTTCGAAAGCGAAGCGATCCTGATGTACCTGGCGCAGAAAACGGGCCGTTTCCTCAGCACCGAGGTGCGCGCTCGGCACGAGACGCTGCAGTGGCTGATGTGGCAGGTGGGCGGCCTTGGGGTGATGGCCGCGCAGAACGGCCATTTCCTGGCCTACGCGGCCGAAAAGATTCCTTATGCGATCGAGCGCTACGGCCGCGAGGTCCACCGCCTGTATGGGGTGCTGGACGCCCAGCTCGGACGCACCGGCCAGTTCGTGGCCGGGCCGGAGTATTCGATCGCCGACATCGCCATCCTGCCCTGGGTGCGCATCCACCGCGCTCAGAAGGTGACGCTCAAGGATTTTCCGCAGGTGCAGCGCTGGTACGACCAGGTATCGCAGCGGCCGGCGGTGAAGCGCGGGCTGGCGCTCGGCCGCGAGCTGCGGGCGCCGGTACTGAGCGAGGAAGCGCGGCGGGCTTTGTTCGGCGCCGCAGCGCCAAACGGCCCGCGGGAATCACCGGCCGGTTGA
- a CDS encoding N-formylglutamate amidohydrolase, giving the protein MRQTSVHHVPGTTPLVLDSPHSGVCYPDDFDHACDFMLLRQAEDTHVEKLYDFAPALGAAWIEAHFPRSYLDANRDTTEMDVSLLDAPWPHPVATDPQVMAKVRLGKGLIWRTTDDGMPLYRRKLSVAEVEARIASCWTPYHAAVAEAIGAAHARHGYSIHLNCHSMPAVASKFATGFPGEKHADFVIGDRDQTTASPALSRLIVDHLQGLGYDVAYNHPYKGVELVRRHSDPAAHRHSIQVEINRKLYMVEETLEITEGFAPLQASLRSLVELLRTTDPRAL; this is encoded by the coding sequence ATGAGACAAACCTCCGTACACCATGTGCCGGGCACCACGCCTCTGGTACTCGACTCGCCGCACAGTGGCGTGTGTTACCCCGACGATTTCGACCACGCCTGCGACTTCATGCTGCTGCGCCAGGCCGAAGACACCCATGTCGAGAAACTCTACGATTTCGCGCCCGCGCTCGGCGCGGCCTGGATCGAGGCGCACTTCCCGCGCAGCTACCTGGATGCGAACCGCGACACCACCGAAATGGACGTGTCGCTGCTCGACGCACCCTGGCCGCATCCGGTGGCCACCGACCCGCAGGTGATGGCCAAGGTACGGCTCGGCAAGGGCCTGATCTGGCGCACCACCGACGACGGCATGCCGCTTTACCGGCGCAAGCTCTCGGTGGCCGAGGTGGAGGCGCGCATCGCCAGCTGCTGGACGCCGTACCACGCGGCCGTGGCCGAAGCCATCGGGGCGGCGCACGCGCGCCACGGCTACAGCATCCACCTGAACTGCCATTCGATGCCGGCCGTGGCCTCGAAGTTCGCCACCGGCTTCCCCGGCGAGAAACATGCCGACTTCGTGATCGGCGACCGCGACCAGACCACGGCCAGCCCGGCGCTGTCGCGGCTCATCGTCGACCACCTGCAAGGCCTCGGCTACGACGTGGCCTACAACCATCCCTACAAGGGCGTGGAACTGGTGCGGCGCCACAGCGATCCGGCCGCGCACCGCCACAGCATCCAGGTCGAGATCAACCGCAAGCTGTACATGGTCGAGGAAACCCTGGAGATCACCGAGGGCTTCGCGCCGCTGCAGGCCAGCCTGCGCTCGCTGGTCGAGCTGCTGCGCACAACCGACCCGAGGGCCTTGTGA
- a CDS encoding VWA domain-containing protein, with translation MSFLWPQTLWLLFALPLLVLAYVWLLRRRKVRTLRFSNLSTVRQAMGGGIHWRRHLPPALLLMSMAALVLAASRPMARIALPSDHATIMLAIDVSLSMRANDVKPNRMVAAQEAAKAFLQELPKNVRVGIVTFAGSAQLVQPATLNREDLVAAIDKFQMQTGTAVGSGIVASLAELFPEEGIDLGEMTFGERRQRGKPLDATGKADQPPKKEVAPVAPGSYTSAAIILLTDGRRTTGVDTQQAAKMAADHGVKVYAVGLGTVDGEVASSEGWSMYLRLDEPSLKAVAATTQGEYFYAGTAENLRTVYEHLSTRMRVEARETELSGLLALAAALLAVVAAALSLWWFNRTL, from the coding sequence ATGAGTTTCCTGTGGCCGCAAACCCTTTGGCTGCTGTTCGCCTTGCCGCTGCTGGTGCTGGCCTATGTCTGGCTGCTGCGGCGCAGGAAGGTGCGGACGCTGCGCTTCTCCAACCTGTCCACCGTGCGGCAGGCGATGGGCGGCGGCATCCACTGGCGGCGCCATCTGCCGCCGGCACTGCTCCTGATGTCCATGGCCGCGCTGGTGCTGGCCGCGTCGCGGCCGATGGCCAGGATCGCCCTGCCCTCCGACCATGCCACCATCATGCTGGCCATCGACGTGTCGCTGAGCATGCGCGCCAACGACGTCAAGCCCAACCGGATGGTCGCCGCGCAGGAGGCCGCCAAGGCCTTCCTCCAGGAATTGCCTAAGAACGTGCGGGTCGGCATCGTCACCTTCGCGGGCTCGGCCCAACTGGTGCAGCCGGCCACGCTGAACCGTGAAGACCTGGTCGCGGCGATCGACAAGTTCCAGATGCAGACCGGCACGGCCGTGGGCAGCGGCATCGTGGCCTCGCTGGCCGAACTGTTCCCCGAGGAAGGCATCGACCTGGGCGAAATGACATTCGGCGAGCGGCGCCAGCGCGGCAAGCCCCTGGACGCGACCGGAAAAGCCGATCAGCCTCCGAAGAAGGAAGTTGCACCCGTGGCGCCGGGCTCCTATACCTCGGCCGCCATCATCCTGCTCACCGACGGCCGGCGCACCACCGGCGTGGACACGCAGCAGGCCGCAAAGATGGCGGCGGACCACGGCGTGAAGGTGTATGCCGTGGGACTGGGCACGGTGGACGGCGAGGTCGCGAGCTCCGAAGGCTGGTCCATGTACCTGCGGCTCGACGAACCCAGTCTCAAGGCCGTGGCCGCGACCACCCAGGGCGAATACTTCTACGCCGGCACGGCGGAGAACCTGCGCACGGTGTACGAGCACCTCAGCACCCGCATGCGGGTGGAGGCGCGCGAAACCGAGTTGTCGGGCCTGCTGGCGCTGGCCGCGGCGCTGCTGGCGGTGGTGGCGGCGGCGCTGTCGCTGTGGTGGTTCAACCGGACGCTCTAG
- a CDS encoding quinone-dependent dihydroorotate dehydrogenase has translation MSLLPYGLARPFLFSMDAEAAHEFTLDNLARLQNTPLQCAFAQARIDDPITLAGLKFPNRVGLAAGLDKNARCIDAFGAMGFGFVEVGTVTPKAQPGNPRPRMFRLPQKNALINRLGFNNEGLDAFLANVQRARFRKTTRGLPMLLGLNIGKNAATPIEQATQDYLAALDGVYPYADYVTVNISSPNTKNLRALQSDEALDGLLSAVAARRETLATQHGRRVPIFVKIAPDLDADQVAVIAATLKRHAMDGVVATNTTISREAVAGLPHAEEAGGLSGAPVFEASNQVIRQLRAALGPGFPIIGVGGILSGDDAVKKIAAGADVVQIYTGLIYRGPALVRQAAEAIRASVRR, from the coding sequence ATGTCCCTCCTCCCCTACGGCCTCGCCCGTCCTTTTCTGTTCAGCATGGACGCGGAAGCCGCGCATGAATTCACCCTTGATAACCTGGCCCGGCTGCAGAACACGCCGCTGCAATGCGCGTTCGCACAGGCCCGGATCGACGACCCGATCACCCTCGCCGGCCTGAAATTCCCCAATCGCGTCGGCCTGGCCGCGGGCCTGGACAAGAACGCGCGCTGCATCGACGCCTTCGGCGCCATGGGTTTCGGCTTCGTCGAGGTCGGCACCGTCACGCCCAAGGCCCAGCCCGGCAACCCGCGGCCGCGCATGTTCCGCCTGCCGCAGAAAAATGCGCTGATCAACCGCCTGGGCTTCAACAACGAAGGACTGGACGCGTTCCTGGCCAACGTGCAGCGCGCCAGGTTCCGCAAAACCACGCGCGGCCTGCCCATGCTGCTCGGCCTGAACATCGGAAAGAACGCCGCCACGCCGATCGAGCAGGCCACGCAGGACTACCTGGCCGCGCTCGATGGCGTCTATCCGTATGCCGACTACGTGACGGTCAACATTTCCAGCCCCAACACCAAGAACCTGCGCGCGCTGCAGAGCGACGAAGCCCTCGATGGCCTGCTGTCGGCCGTTGCGGCACGCCGCGAGACACTGGCCACGCAGCACGGCCGGCGCGTACCGATCTTCGTGAAGATCGCGCCCGACCTCGACGCCGACCAGGTGGCCGTGATTGCCGCGACGCTGAAACGGCATGCCATGGACGGCGTGGTCGCCACCAACACCACCATCTCGCGCGAGGCCGTGGCCGGCCTGCCGCATGCCGAAGAAGCCGGCGGCCTGAGCGGCGCGCCGGTGTTCGAGGCCAGTAACCAGGTGATCCGCCAGCTGCGCGCTGCGCTGGGCCCTGGTTTCCCAATCATCGGCGTGGGCGGCATCCTGAGCGGCGACGACGCGGTGAAAAAAATCGCCGCCGGTGCCGACGTGGTGCAGATCTACACCGGCCTGATCTACCGTGGCCCGGCCCTGGTGCGCCAGGCAGCCGAGGCGATCCGAGCCAGCGTCCGGCGCTGA
- a CDS encoding NAD(P)/FAD-dependent oxidoreductase, with protein sequence MDRVDCVVIGAGVVGLAAARALALQGREVMVLEAADGIGTGTSSRNSEVIHAGIYYAQGSLKAQLCVEGKRRLYAYLDERGLAHRRCGKLIVATDAAQMAALQGIIQKAAANGVDDLVLLSAAEAQAMEPALRCVGAVFSPSTGIVDSHALMLSLQGDLEHAGGLVVLNSALDRAACTQEGIALVAQDGTELLATSVVNAAGLGAQALALRFDGLAREHVPPSYFAKGNYFTLAGRAPFSRLIYPAPEAAGLGVHLTLDLGGQAKFGPDVQWVDSPDDLVVDPARGDAFYAEVRKYWPGLADGALIPGYAGIRPKIQAPHEAAHDFVIQGPAVHGVPGLVNLFGIESPGLTSSLAIGERVAGLLASARASG encoded by the coding sequence ATGGACCGCGTCGATTGTGTGGTGATCGGGGCCGGCGTGGTCGGCCTGGCGGCGGCGCGTGCACTGGCGTTGCAGGGGCGCGAGGTCATGGTGCTCGAGGCAGCCGACGGCATCGGCACGGGCACCAGTTCGCGCAACAGCGAGGTGATCCATGCCGGTATCTACTACGCGCAGGGCTCGCTCAAGGCGCAACTGTGCGTGGAAGGCAAGCGACGGCTGTACGCCTACCTGGATGAGCGCGGCCTGGCGCACCGCCGCTGCGGCAAGCTCATCGTGGCCACCGACGCCGCGCAGATGGCCGCTTTGCAGGGCATCATCCAGAAGGCCGCGGCCAACGGCGTGGACGACCTGGTGCTGCTGAGCGCGGCCGAGGCCCAGGCCATGGAGCCTGCGCTGCGCTGCGTCGGCGCCGTGTTCTCGCCGAGCACCGGCATCGTCGACAGCCACGCGCTGATGCTGTCGCTGCAAGGCGACCTCGAACATGCGGGTGGCCTGGTGGTGCTGAATTCGGCGCTCGACCGTGCCGCGTGCACGCAGGAAGGTATCGCGCTCGTGGCGCAGGACGGCACCGAGCTGCTGGCCACCAGCGTGGTCAACGCCGCCGGACTTGGTGCGCAGGCACTGGCCCTGCGTTTCGACGGACTGGCGCGGGAGCACGTGCCGCCGAGTTATTTCGCCAAGGGCAACTACTTCACCCTGGCCGGGCGCGCGCCGTTCAGCCGGCTCATCTATCCCGCGCCCGAAGCGGCGGGTCTGGGCGTGCACCTCACGCTCGACCTCGGCGGCCAGGCCAAGTTCGGGCCGGATGTGCAATGGGTGGACTCACCCGACGACCTGGTGGTCGATCCGGCCCGCGGCGACGCCTTCTACGCCGAAGTCCGCAAGTACTGGCCCGGTCTGGCCGACGGCGCGCTGATCCCGGGTTATGCCGGCATTCGTCCCAAAATCCAGGCGCCGCACGAGGCCGCGCACGACTTCGTGATCCAGGGGCCGGCCGTGCACGGTGTGCCGGGCCTGGTGAACCTGTTCGGCATCGAGTCGCCCGGCCTCACGAGTTCGCTGGCCATCGGCGAGCGGGTGGCCGGGTTGCTGGCCAGCGCTAGAGCGTCCGGTTGA
- a CDS encoding lipocalin family protein, whose translation MQALFNSALAAVATLTAAASIAFGETATADLALAGARPSGPPVVQKLDLQRYSGAWFEQARLPNVFQRECASDVIARYTPQAGGLKVVNGCRTANGGSREVEGEGRRVAALGSPEGQLEVRFAPRWLSWLSAVWADYWVLEIDPDYQVALVGTPDREYLWLLSRAPSLPQAERRRWLAKAAQWGYAVDKVVLTPQSPDGAPGPDHTETHGTHETQETHETVSRR comes from the coding sequence ATGCAAGCCCTGTTCAACTCCGCGCTGGCCGCTGTGGCTACGCTCACCGCGGCCGCGTCGATTGCCTTCGGCGAAACCGCCACTGCGGATCTGGCCCTGGCTGGTGCCCGGCCATCCGGGCCTCCGGTGGTGCAGAAGCTCGACTTGCAGCGCTATAGCGGCGCCTGGTTCGAACAGGCACGCCTGCCCAACGTGTTCCAGCGGGAATGCGCCTCCGACGTGATCGCGCGCTACACGCCGCAAGCCGGGGGGCTGAAGGTGGTGAATGGCTGCCGCACGGCGAATGGCGGATCCCGGGAGGTCGAAGGAGAGGGCCGTCGCGTGGCCGCGCTGGGCTCGCCGGAAGGCCAGCTCGAAGTGCGTTTCGCCCCGCGCTGGCTCAGCTGGCTGTCTGCCGTCTGGGCCGACTACTGGGTGCTCGAAATCGACCCTGACTATCAAGTGGCACTGGTCGGCACGCCCGACCGCGAATATCTCTGGCTGTTGTCGCGCGCGCCATCGCTGCCCCAGGCCGAGCGCCGGCGCTGGCTGGCGAAGGCGGCGCAATGGGGCTATGCCGTCGACAAGGTGGTGCTCACGCCGCAGTCGCCCGATGGCGCGCCTGGCCCCGATCACACCGAGACCCACGGAACCCACGAGACCCAGGAAACCCACGAGACCGTCTCGCGACGCTGA
- a CDS encoding response regulator, producing MGLRTYIVEDNPTIRENLIATLEELAGIKAVGTAETENEGKAWLSEHAADWDLAIVDLFLKQGSGLGVLSAVRQRLPGQKIVVLSNYATADIRKRCEQLGVDAVFDKSNEIDALIDFCVEQAERS from the coding sequence GTGGGACTGAGAACATATATCGTCGAAGACAATCCGACGATTCGCGAAAATCTGATCGCCACGCTGGAAGAACTGGCGGGCATCAAAGCCGTAGGCACGGCCGAAACCGAAAACGAGGGGAAGGCGTGGTTGTCGGAGCATGCAGCCGACTGGGATCTGGCGATCGTCGATCTCTTCCTCAAACAAGGCAGCGGGCTCGGGGTGCTGTCCGCGGTGCGGCAACGCCTGCCGGGCCAGAAGATCGTGGTGTTGAGCAACTATGCCACCGCCGACATCCGCAAGCGCTGTGAGCAACTCGGGGTCGATGCGGTCTTCGACAAATCCAATGAAATCGACGCCCTGATCGACTTCTGCGTCGAACAGGCGGAGAGATCTTGA
- a CDS encoding glutaredoxin family protein: protein MHLPTLSKITLTAACLALLTIAGQGASAQTVYRIVGPDGKVSFSDQPPPPAAAGKASVSTGGRAASGASAGAGLPYELQQIVRRFPVTLYTAPDCNPCAAARNLLVSRGVPFSERTITTNEDIDALKRISGESNLPFGTIGGQQLKGFSDVEWTQYLDAAAYPKTSQLPPTYRAPAATPLVAAKPLDAPAAAPSGNASPAAQADQQPRNAPSNTNPAGIQF, encoded by the coding sequence CTGCCGACCCTGTCGAAGATCACCCTGACCGCCGCTTGCCTGGCGCTGTTGACCATCGCCGGCCAGGGCGCATCGGCGCAGACGGTCTACCGCATCGTCGGGCCGGACGGCAAGGTCTCGTTCTCCGACCAGCCGCCGCCGCCCGCCGCGGCCGGCAAGGCCAGTGTCAGCACCGGGGGACGCGCCGCATCGGGCGCCAGTGCTGGCGCCGGCCTGCCCTACGAACTGCAGCAGATCGTGCGCCGGTTCCCGGTGACGCTGTACACCGCGCCCGACTGCAACCCCTGCGCGGCCGCGCGCAACCTGCTGGTGAGCCGTGGCGTGCCTTTCAGCGAACGCACCATCACCACCAACGAGGACATCGACGCGCTCAAGCGCATCAGCGGCGAGAGCAACCTGCCGTTCGGCACCATCGGCGGGCAGCAGCTCAAGGGCTTCTCGGACGTGGAGTGGACGCAGTACCTCGATGCCGCGGCCTATCCCAAGACCTCGCAGTTGCCCCCGACCTACCGCGCACCGGCGGCCACGCCGCTGGTGGCTGCCAAACCCCTGGACGCACCGGCCGCCGCACCATCGGGCAATGCCTCACCGGCGGCGCAGGCCGACCAACAGCCGCGCAACGCGCCGTCGAACACCAATCCGGCCGGCATCCAGTTCTGA